A window from Cytophagia bacterium CHB2 encodes these proteins:
- the rpsO gene encoding 30S ribosomal protein S15 — protein MSLTNAQKAEIVQKFGASASDSGKAEVQIALLTTNINNLTTHLETNKKDHHSRLGLLKMVGKRRRLLNYLAKSNIERYRKIVSDLGLRR, from the coding sequence ATGTCATTAACCAATGCACAAAAAGCAGAAATCGTGCAAAAGTTCGGCGCCAGCGCCAGCGATTCCGGCAAAGCCGAAGTTCAGATTGCCCTGTTGACGACCAACATCAATAATTTGACAACCCATCTTGAAACCAATAAGAAGGATCATCATTCGCGTTTGGGCTTGTTGAAGATGGTGGGCAAGCGCCGCCGGCTGCTGAATTATCTCGCCAAGTCGAATATCGAACGCTATCGCAAAATCGTCAGTGATCTCGGCCTGCGCCGCTAA